The Thermodesulfovibrionales bacterium genome contains a region encoding:
- the nrfH gene encoding cytochrome c nitrite reductase small subunit: MGNEGLRKKALYAVVVMAIGAAALFFLLLGPPKLLAKSESPIFCSGCHVMESNYEAWIHAGAHRRKKCVDCHLPNQNTAFHYIWKSFDGLKDVAFFYSGRVPEQIKLTSHGAKVLQENCIRCHETTVEFISHERQCWECHRRISHKRSGSIETL; encoded by the coding sequence ATGGGTAATGAAGGTTTAAGGAAAAAGGCTCTGTATGCTGTTGTTGTGATGGCGATCGGGGCGGCAGCGCTTTTCTTTCTCCTCCTGGGGCCGCCAAAACTGCTGGCCAAATCAGAATCACCCATTTTTTGCTCGGGGTGTCACGTCATGGAATCGAATTATGAGGCATGGATTCACGCAGGCGCGCACAGGAGGAAGAAATGCGTGGACTGTCATCTGCCGAACCAGAATACGGCCTTCCATTACATCTGGAAATCCTTTGACGGCCTCAAAGATGTGGCGTTCTTCTATTCAGGGAGGGTGCCCGAACAGATCAAGCTGACCTCTCACGGTGCAAAGGTGCTCCAGGAGAACTGCATCAGGTGTCATGAGACCACAGTGGAGTTCATCAGCCACGAGAGGCAATGCTGGGAATGCCACAGGAGAATCTCGCATAAAAGGAGCGGATCGATAGAAACCTTATAA
- a CDS encoding ammonia-forming cytochrome c nitrite reductase subunit c552, whose amino-acid sequence MKKRKRITLLLFVMIAATLIFLYGCPPPKTEQVKTVKIAEGEIDPTNWGKAYPAEYELWKMTEKPEPAGKSKYKRGFDADRVSYDKLSEFPYMALLFNGWGFGVEYNEPKGHANMLRDQLEVDPSRVKAGGACLTCKTPYAPKLAREKGLDYFSKPYKEVLEFIPENHRTLGVACVDCHDNKDMTLRLSRDFTLKVALKDIGVDPDKLSRQEMRSAVCGQCHVTYVVQKDKDMHSVNVFFPWQGSKWGNIKIENIIKKIRSDESYKEWKQTVTGFKMAFIRHPEFELFSDNSVHWKAGASCADCHMPYTKVGTYKVSNHRVMSPLKNDMRACMQCHSESPEWLKDQVTTIQDRTASLMLRSGYATATVAKLFEIAHKAQAEGKKIDQSLYDMAKDYYEEAFYRTVYVGAENSVGFHNPTEAARILGDATAFAGKAEGILRQALAKAGVDVPVKVNLELNKYLDERGQKKLKFQKDVEFKDPYGVQEKLLTVSQTK is encoded by the coding sequence ATGAAAAAAAGGAAACGAATAACTCTGCTCTTGTTTGTAATGATTGCGGCAACCTTGATATTCCTCTATGGTTGTCCTCCCCCGAAGACCGAGCAGGTAAAGACCGTGAAGATCGCAGAAGGTGAGATAGACCCCACCAACTGGGGCAAGGCCTATCCTGCAGAATATGAGTTGTGGAAAATGACGGAGAAGCCTGAGCCGGCAGGAAAGAGCAAATATAAGAGAGGGTTTGATGCAGATCGAGTATCGTACGACAAATTGTCTGAGTTTCCTTATATGGCCCTGCTCTTTAACGGCTGGGGATTCGGCGTCGAGTATAACGAGCCGAAGGGACATGCCAACATGCTGCGCGACCAACTCGAAGTCGATCCCTCAAGGGTAAAGGCGGGCGGGGCCTGTCTCACCTGCAAGACCCCCTATGCCCCGAAACTTGCCAGGGAAAAGGGCCTCGATTACTTCTCAAAACCGTACAAGGAAGTCCTTGAATTCATCCCCGAGAATCACAGGACCCTCGGTGTGGCGTGTGTCGACTGCCACGACAACAAGGACATGACCCTGCGCCTATCGAGAGACTTCACGCTCAAGGTGGCATTGAAGGATATCGGCGTCGACCCTGACAAACTGTCCCGTCAGGAGATGAGAAGCGCGGTCTGCGGCCAGTGTCACGTCACGTATGTGGTACAGAAGGACAAGGACATGCATTCGGTGAATGTCTTCTTCCCGTGGCAGGGCAGCAAATGGGGGAATATAAAGATCGAGAACATCATCAAGAAGATACGGAGCGACGAATCCTACAAGGAATGGAAGCAGACGGTAACAGGCTTTAAAATGGCCTTCATCAGACATCCGGAGTTCGAACTCTTCTCGGACAACAGTGTTCATTGGAAGGCCGGAGCCTCCTGCGCCGACTGCCACATGCCCTATACGAAGGTCGGGACATACAAAGTCTCCAATCACCGCGTGATGAGCCCCCTCAAGAACGACATGAGGGCATGCATGCAGTGCCACTCCGAGAGTCCTGAATGGTTGAAGGACCAGGTGACCACAATCCAGGACAGGACAGCGTCACTCATGCTCCGTTCAGGTTATGCCACAGCCACCGTGGCAAAGCTCTTCGAAATCGCCCATAAGGCCCAGGCTGAAGGTAAGAAGATCGACCAGTCACTCTATGACATGGCCAAGGATTACTATGAAGAAGCCTTCTATCGCACCGTTTATGTGGGTGCGGAAAACTCCGTGGGCTTCCACAATCCGACGGAGGCAGCGAGGATCCTCGGCGACGCAACCGCCTTTGCAGGCAAGGCAGAAGGGATCCTGAGGCAGGCCCTCGCAAAGGCCGGCGTCGATGTGCCGGTAAAGGTGAATCTCGAGCTGAACAAGTACCTCGACGAGAGGGGGCAGAAGAAACTGAAATTCCAGAAAGACGTGGAATTCAAAGACCCTTACGGCGTTCAGGAAAAGCTCCTGACCGTCTCGCAGACGAAATAG
- a CDS encoding nitrate reductase, whose protein sequence is MDMTRRQLLKYTAAIAAASAAGLDLVLPEGLTAAAAERWVKAVCRYCGAGCGVYVGVTKGRVVAVQGDRDNWNKGLLCIKGYYLPPILSAGDRAKYPLLKKGGSFNRISWQEALDLMTEKFASSIRAHGPHSVAFYGSGQAYTEESYVINKLFKGGLGTNNIDGNPRLCMASAAVGYVSTFGKDEPMGAYDDINHADCFFIIGSNMAEAHPVLFALLNERKQKGKDVRIIMADPRKTLSARIADLHMSFTPGTDLEILHAMAHVIIKENLYSKEYVNNHLVFKTIKEDKPEKVSFEEYVKFLEDYTPENAERVTKCPKDEIIRAAQWFARSKATTSFWCMGLNQRTRGVWANNLVHNLHLLTGQICRPGATTFSLTGQPNACGGVRDGGLLSHLLPYGRLVTNEKDREEMEKFWGLPQGRIHPKPGPTAVDMFRAFGKREIKALWIACTNPGQSLPNLDPYRKGMEGKETFLVVSEAYHPSKTSELADLVLPAALWVEKDGTYGQSERRYQYIEKAVDPPAEARPDLMVMIDFAQRIMKALGREDEARRLFAFKNSEDVWNEIRQCSRGTAYDFMGMTRARLKKAHGIQWPCPTEDHPGTMRRYTARHGDPLLKKFDPQAIDVSFYGAKADGNRATVWLRPYKGPAEPADAEYPFVLSTGRQLEHWHTGTMTFSVPELKRAAPSAYVEINTADARKIGIKHRDKVKITSRRGSIVIEAKVVDVPRDGMVYVPFHYPDKLINLLTTDAYDALSRQPEFKICAVRIEKA, encoded by the coding sequence ATGGACATGACCAGAAGGCAACTTCTCAAATACACAGCGGCAATTGCGGCAGCCTCTGCCGCTGGGCTTGACCTCGTCCTCCCCGAAGGGCTCACTGCGGCCGCTGCAGAGAGATGGGTCAAGGCCGTATGCAGGTACTGCGGTGCGGGCTGCGGTGTTTATGTGGGAGTCACGAAAGGAAGGGTCGTTGCCGTTCAGGGAGACAGGGACAACTGGAACAAAGGACTTCTCTGCATCAAGGGGTATTATCTCCCGCCGATCCTCTCTGCCGGCGACAGGGCAAAATATCCGCTCCTGAAGAAGGGCGGCTCCTTCAACCGGATTTCGTGGCAAGAAGCTCTGGATCTCATGACAGAAAAATTTGCAAGCTCCATAAGGGCTCATGGCCCTCATTCCGTTGCGTTCTACGGTTCCGGGCAGGCTTACACCGAAGAGTCTTATGTCATCAATAAACTCTTCAAGGGAGGCCTCGGGACAAACAATATCGACGGCAATCCGAGGCTCTGCATGGCATCTGCAGCAGTCGGCTATGTCTCAACCTTCGGCAAGGACGAGCCCATGGGCGCCTATGATGACATTAACCATGCCGATTGTTTCTTCATTATCGGATCGAATATGGCAGAGGCCCATCCCGTGTTGTTCGCGCTCCTCAATGAACGAAAGCAGAAAGGCAAGGACGTAAGGATCATCATGGCCGACCCCAGAAAGACCCTCTCTGCAAGGATCGCGGATCTTCACATGAGCTTTACCCCAGGCACTGACCTCGAGATTTTGCACGCCATGGCCCATGTGATCATCAAGGAGAATCTCTATAGCAAAGAGTATGTGAACAATCACCTCGTATTCAAGACGATAAAAGAGGACAAGCCCGAGAAGGTCTCCTTTGAGGAATACGTCAAGTTTCTGGAAGACTATACGCCCGAGAATGCCGAAAGAGTCACGAAGTGTCCGAAGGACGAAATCATCAGGGCAGCGCAGTGGTTTGCGAGGTCAAAGGCGACGACAAGCTTCTGGTGTATGGGACTGAACCAGAGGACAAGGGGAGTATGGGCAAACAACCTTGTCCATAACCTGCACCTCCTCACAGGACAGATATGCAGGCCCGGAGCGACAACCTTTTCCCTTACAGGCCAGCCCAACGCATGCGGCGGCGTCAGAGATGGCGGGCTTCTCAGCCACCTCCTTCCCTATGGAAGGCTCGTGACGAATGAAAAGGACAGAGAAGAGATGGAGAAATTCTGGGGTCTTCCCCAGGGAAGGATACATCCTAAACCCGGACCGACGGCCGTCGATATGTTCAGGGCCTTCGGCAAACGCGAAATTAAGGCTCTATGGATAGCCTGCACAAACCCCGGCCAGAGTCTCCCGAATCTCGATCCTTACAGAAAGGGCATGGAAGGCAAGGAGACCTTCCTCGTCGTATCAGAAGCGTACCATCCCTCAAAGACCTCAGAGCTTGCAGACCTTGTGCTCCCTGCAGCATTATGGGTCGAAAAGGACGGGACCTATGGCCAGTCCGAACGAAGGTACCAGTACATTGAAAAGGCGGTCGATCCTCCTGCTGAGGCAAGACCGGACCTTATGGTCATGATAGATTTTGCGCAGCGGATCATGAAGGCCCTCGGCAGGGAGGATGAGGCCAGAAGACTCTTTGCCTTCAAGAATTCAGAGGACGTATGGAATGAAATCCGCCAGTGCTCAAGAGGCACCGCCTACGACTTTATGGGCATGACAAGGGCGAGACTCAAAAAAGCCCACGGAATACAGTGGCCATGCCCGACAGAAGACCATCCCGGGACAATGAGGAGATACACGGCCAGGCACGGCGACCCTCTTCTGAAGAAGTTTGACCCCCAGGCCATCGATGTCTCATTTTACGGGGCAAAGGCAGACGGCAACAGGGCCACTGTCTGGCTCAGGCCCTATAAAGGTCCTGCCGAGCCAGCTGACGCTGAGTATCCCTTCGTTTTATCCACGGGGAGACAGCTCGAGCATTGGCATACCGGCACGATGACCTTCAGCGTCCCTGAATTAAAGAGGGCAGCGCCTTCCGCCTATGTAGAGATCAATACAGCCGATGCCCGGAAGATCGGTATCAAACACAGGGATAAGGTGAAGATTACCTCAAGGCGGGGATCAATCGTCATTGAGGCAAAGGTGGTTGATGTGCCGAGGGACGGTATGGTCTATGTCCCTTTTCATTATCCTGACAAACTGATTAATCTCCTTACCACAGACGCCTACGACGCCCTTTCAAGACAGCCCGAATTCAAGATCTGTGCCGTCAGGATCGAGAAGGCATAG
- a CDS encoding chaperone NapD yields the protein MPVAGAVVDIQEGSSEAVLKSLALIDNVSVYGVKNNRIVAVIEDAGMPGMEETITRIYAIEHVIGIYPVYAGGYEGP from the coding sequence ATGCCGGTTGCAGGCGCCGTTGTCGATATTCAGGAGGGTTCGAGCGAGGCTGTATTGAAGAGCCTCGCTCTCATAGACAATGTGAGTGTCTATGGTGTCAAGAACAACAGGATCGTAGCCGTTATAGAGGATGCCGGCATGCCGGGCATGGAGGAGACAATAACGCGGATATATGCCATTGAACATGTTATCGGCATCTATCCTGTTTACGCTGGAGGCTATGAGGGACCGTAA
- a CDS encoding 4Fe-4S dicluster domain-containing protein produces the protein MRDRNLLRPPGTGPEHLFISRCIRCARCVEVCPYGSIKIARLLDGLSATGTPVIKPRGMPCYLCMKCPAVCPSGALDRRVRSRREVRMGIAQVKKQDCLAWQNTICRSCYQSCPIFDEAITLDGALRPVVDEKKCVGCGICEHVCPVEPSAITVKSGGRRWG, from the coding sequence ATGAGGGACCGTAACCTGCTGAGACCCCCCGGCACCGGTCCCGAGCATCTCTTTATCTCCCGGTGCATACGGTGCGCCAGGTGTGTTGAGGTCTGTCCTTATGGGTCGATAAAGATTGCAAGACTCTTGGACGGATTGTCTGCCACGGGCACTCCGGTAATCAAGCCGCGGGGCATGCCCTGTTATCTCTGTATGAAATGTCCGGCGGTATGCCCGTCAGGCGCCCTCGATCGCCGCGTCAGGAGCAGGCGAGAAGTCAGAATGGGCATCGCTCAGGTAAAGAAACAAGACTGTCTCGCCTGGCAGAATACCATATGCAGGAGCTGCTATCAGAGCTGTCCGATCTTTGATGAGGCTATCACACTGGACGGGGCCTTGCGGCCCGTCGTCGATGAGAAGAAATGTGTAGGCTGCGGCATCTGCGAGCATGTCTGCCCTGTTGAACCTTCAGCGATCACCGTAAAGTCAGGGGGCAGGAGATGGGGCTGA
- a CDS encoding 4Fe-4S binding protein, translated as MGLTVFRRVTQVSAIAFIIAIPLLSRDGITFLAGNLYSLAIGPVTVADPLIGFQVIISTLSFEKTLLLSMIIPLCLALVFGKVFCSWICPQNTISEYIDFLSRKTGMRRLFLMPVTAKPRYVILMVLFLLTPLAGFPLAAILSAPGIISLQPVRYVYEGAAGLELGLIGAIVLAEMLFARRLWCNYVCPIGSFLGIFRLGMTLKVVHRGDKPQPCMKCLECVKACQLGLNPMGGKIYPLCHNCGDCVAACERMNGPAKPLSFRFSRNA; from the coding sequence ATGGGGCTGACGGTCTTCAGAAGGGTTACCCAGGTGTCGGCGATAGCATTCATAATAGCAATCCCTTTGCTGAGCAGGGACGGAATAACCTTTCTTGCGGGAAACCTCTATTCCCTTGCAATAGGCCCTGTCACCGTTGCCGATCCTCTCATCGGTTTTCAGGTGATCATCTCGACCCTTTCCTTCGAGAAAACTCTCCTCCTTTCTATGATCATACCCCTGTGCCTCGCACTGGTCTTCGGGAAGGTCTTCTGCAGCTGGATCTGTCCGCAGAATACGATCTCAGAGTACATCGATTTCCTCTCAAGAAAAACGGGGATGAGAAGGCTCTTTCTCATGCCTGTTACAGCAAAACCGCGGTACGTGATCCTCATGGTTCTGTTTTTGCTGACGCCTCTTGCCGGGTTCCCCCTCGCGGCAATTCTATCAGCTCCCGGCATCATCTCGCTCCAACCGGTGAGATATGTCTATGAAGGCGCGGCCGGCTTGGAACTGGGTCTTATTGGCGCCATCGTTCTTGCCGAAATGCTCTTTGCGAGACGCCTTTGGTGCAACTACGTCTGCCCTATCGGGAGTTTTCTCGGGATATTCCGGCTGGGAATGACCCTCAAGGTTGTGCACAGAGGAGATAAGCCACAGCCCTGTATGAAATGCCTCGAGTGCGTGAAGGCCTGCCAACTCGGATTGAATCCGATGGGAGGGAAGATCTATCCTCTCTGTCACAACTGTGGCGATTGCGTCGCAGCCTGTGAAAGGATGAACGGCCCGGCGAAACCCCTTTCCTTCAGGTTTTCGCGAAATGCCTGA
- a CDS encoding chaperone NapD: MTGIIVEVEEKYRDNLSKTLAGIPHITIHSQTGNHIGLVVDTDDIHVLTETAKELQGMKGVVGIHPVFSQESFPF; this comes from the coding sequence ATGACCGGCATTATCGTTGAGGTGGAGGAAAAATACCGGGACAATCTCTCGAAGACCCTCGCTGGAATTCCCCATATCACCATCCATAGCCAGACCGGCAACCACATAGGACTCGTCGTAGACACCGATGACATCCACGTACTGACAGAAACCGCGAAAGAGCTCCAGGGGATGAAGGGAGTGGTCGGGATCCATCCCGTCTTTTCTCAGGAATCCTTTCCTTTCTGA
- a CDS encoding hemerythrin domain-containing protein, giving the protein MEQYLNKGIKEIIREFPQVGDILNEFHIGCAPCNVGTCLLKDIVEVHNLPIEAERALMERISRVIYPNQAVEVPMIERKAPMASGEIKYSPAMKALVDEHTVIKRLLALIPQILEDLDLTREEDRNLILDVVDFIRSYADRYHHAKEEDILFKAFDEGLEIVKAMHEEHRIGRGHVKAVMEAVETEDTRSAEDHLTSYGQLLAGHIRKEDEVLYPWMDRNLSTSQVGALFARFAETDKRFSDTSVRQKEFIRSLETKFSHKEVTTHV; this is encoded by the coding sequence TTGGAACAGTATCTGAACAAGGGAATCAAGGAGATCATTCGGGAGTTTCCTCAGGTGGGGGATATCCTCAATGAGTTTCATATCGGCTGCGCCCCGTGCAACGTCGGCACATGTCTTCTGAAAGACATTGTGGAAGTCCACAATCTCCCCATCGAGGCAGAACGTGCGCTTATGGAGCGGATCAGCAGGGTCATCTACCCCAACCAGGCGGTCGAGGTCCCTATGATCGAAAGGAAAGCCCCCATGGCAAGCGGAGAGATAAAATACTCTCCGGCAATGAAGGCACTCGTGGACGAGCATACCGTAATCAAAAGGCTCCTCGCCCTCATACCGCAGATCCTCGAAGACCTCGATCTGACAAGGGAGGAGGACCGGAACCTCATCTTGGACGTCGTCGACTTCATCCGTTCCTATGCCGACCGTTACCATCACGCAAAGGAAGAGGATATCCTTTTCAAGGCATTTGACGAAGGTCTCGAAATCGTGAAGGCGATGCATGAAGAGCACAGGATCGGGAGAGGGCACGTAAAGGCGGTGATGGAGGCCGTCGAGACAGAAGACACCCGGTCGGCAGAAGATCACCTGACGTCATACGGACAACTCCTTGCAGGACACATCAGGAAGGAGGATGAGGTTCTCTATCCTTGGATGGACAGAAACCTTTCGACGTCGCAGGTGGGCGCCCTCTTTGCCCGTTTTGCTGAGACCGACAAGAGATTCAGTGACACTTCTGTCAGGCAGAAGGAGTTCATTAGATCGCTCGAAACAAAATTCAGCCATAAGGAGGTAACAACACATGTTTAG
- the dsrB gene encoding dissimilatory-type sulfite reductase subunit beta, which translates to MSKVGGVGVPSVEENIPQVILKNYGKWDTHEVVRPGVIKRIAESGDVCYTVRTAMPPSRISVASMLNLCDLADRYSGGYFRITLRNSFEFVDVNSQKIDELVEEVEALGFPVGGTKNSLHNIMACPSWIHCNLPATDSPGIAKALGDALIEDFRDQRLPAWLKINIGGCANIEEALMADIGIIGVHRDLPIVLEDKIKICEQPTVIHSCPTGAIKPKGKESVTINAEKCIHCGACTMHCESILTGDPKLDGFAVSVGGKASNTGSGPDLGRVVIPYIPNDPPRWEAAVKAVVQIMDAWIGDAEPDERIKEWITRIGWDRFFRKAGITVSMKDIDGFYYGNEFARSDLRFGW; encoded by the coding sequence ATGAGTAAGGTCGGTGGTGTAGGCGTACCGTCTGTTGAGGAGAATATCCCGCAGGTAATCCTGAAGAATTACGGGAAATGGGACACCCATGAGGTTGTGAGACCGGGAGTCATAAAACGAATCGCAGAGTCAGGCGACGTATGTTATACGGTGAGAACGGCAATGCCGCCTTCCAGGATCAGCGTCGCCTCCATGCTTAATCTTTGTGACCTTGCCGACAGGTACTCGGGAGGGTATTTCAGGATTACCCTGAGAAACTCCTTTGAGTTTGTGGACGTGAATTCTCAGAAGATCGACGAACTAGTAGAAGAGGTGGAGGCGCTCGGATTCCCCGTGGGCGGGACAAAGAACTCCCTCCATAATATCATGGCATGTCCGAGCTGGATTCATTGCAATCTTCCTGCCACAGACTCGCCCGGTATCGCTAAGGCCCTTGGCGACGCGCTCATCGAAGATTTCAGGGATCAAAGGCTTCCTGCATGGCTGAAGATCAATATCGGCGGGTGCGCCAACATAGAAGAGGCGCTCATGGCCGATATCGGCATCATCGGTGTCCACAGGGATCTTCCGATCGTCCTTGAGGACAAGATCAAGATCTGTGAGCAGCCTACGGTGATCCATAGCTGTCCCACAGGCGCCATAAAACCGAAGGGCAAGGAAAGCGTTACGATCAACGCTGAGAAATGCATTCATTGCGGTGCCTGCACGATGCACTGTGAGTCCATATTGACCGGGGATCCGAAACTCGACGGCTTTGCCGTGTCCGTGGGTGGCAAGGCATCCAACACCGGCAGCGGTCCCGATCTCGGAAGAGTCGTCATCCCTTACATACCCAATGACCCTCCCCGATGGGAAGCGGCTGTGAAGGCCGTGGTGCAGATTATGGACGCATGGATAGGGGATGCAGAGCCGGACGAGAGGATCAAGGAATGGATAACCAGGATAGGCTGGGACCGGTTCTTCCGGAAAGCAGGGATCACCGTCAGCATGAAGGACATCGACGGCTTCTACTATGGCAATGAATTTGCGAGGTCTGACTTGAGGTTTGGTTGGTAA